Proteins encoded by one window of Glycine soja cultivar W05 chromosome 15, ASM419377v2, whole genome shotgun sequence:
- the LOC114386403 gene encoding NAC domain-containing protein 104-like, with the protein MGDNNVNLPPGFRFYPTDEELVVHFLHRKASLLPCHPDVIPDLEVYPYDPWELDGRALAEGNQWYYYSRRTQNRVTGNGYWKPTGIEEPVVSSTSNKRVGMKKYFVFHVGEAPAAGIKTNWIMQEYRLSDSSSSTRSSKRKSQPKIEYNKWVICRVYERNGDDDNGTELSCLDEVFLSLDDDLDEISLPNY; encoded by the exons ATGGGAGATAACAATGTCAACCTTCCACCCGGGTTTCGATTTTATCCCACAGATGAAGAGCTTGTGGTCCATTTCCTTCACAGAAAGGCATCTCTTTTACCTTGCCACCCAGATGTCATCCCTGATCTTGAGGTCTACCCATATGATCCATGGGAACTTGATG GTAGAGCTTTAGCAGAGGGGAACCAATGGTACTACTACAGCAGAAGGACACAAAATAGGGTCACTGGAAATGGGTATTGGAAACCAACTGGAATAGAAGAACCAGTGGTTTCAAGCACAAGCAACAAGAGAGTTGGCATGAAGAAATATTTTGTGTTCCATGTGGGAGAAGCCCCTGCTGCTGGTATCAAAACCAATTGGATAATGCAAGAATATCGTCTATCAGATTCTTCTTCCTCTACCAGATCATCCAAAAGAAAATCACAACCAAAAATA GAATACAATAAATGGGTGATATGTCGTGTTTATGAGCGCAATGGCGACGATGATAATGGAACAGAGCTGTCGTGCTTGGATGAAGTATTCTTGTCATTGGATGATGATCTTGATGAAATTAGCTTACCAAATTATTAG